Proteins from a genomic interval of Chanos chanos chromosome 3, fChaCha1.1, whole genome shotgun sequence:
- the LOC115807459 gene encoding liprin-alpha-3-like has product MMCEVMPTISEDGRGGGGTGGGVEGGGGVGGAGSLESVMVNMLTERERLLESLRETQDSLATAQLRLRELSHEKESLQRQLSIALPQEFAVLTKELNLCREQLLEREEEIAELKAERNNTRLLLEHLECLVSRHERSLRMTVVKRQAQSPAGVSSEVEVLKALKSLFEHHKALDEKVRERLRVALERVSQLEDQLAASTQEVKSLREQIKRRQHGLDSGKDRLPNGPSLQEDSELERQREGEIERQRVELSQLKERLALMCRQVGEIEEQLVAARREVTKSEEANQKLQREVKEALCQREDMEERITTLERRYLSAQREATSLHDIKDKLENELASKESLYRQSEEKNRYLQERLDEAKQKLQQTLQRAETLPEIEAQLAQRVAALNKAEERHGNFEERLRQLEAQLEEKNQELQRARQREKMNDEHNKRLSDTVDKLLSESNERLQLHLKERMAALEDKNTLSEELANMKKIQDDLLANKDQLIAELERVQLELDQLRGRSSTYSRTGSASSLPSTLFRRSLPGSVSELRFLPPGGSLPAGYSSSGATTGRRSHRGRWGHSREEPGKYGEWDGSGCSDEEEEDEEGERLVGSELLSPSGQTDVQTLAIMLQEQLEAINKEIKLIQEEKESTELRAEEIESRVSSVVVDDPLIPPSSLGGGRDGGRGIITPSLTSSTLASPSPPSSDPSTPQLPSGSPARDPDRQNSKDDEKALVLVDSAPPPVPRALRLDRMTHTHPGAGLDDHREFQSLSVDGGISASSTDSLHKSSKKKSIKSSIGRLFGKKEKGRVGGAGRESSSAASTPCDELNSELLKLSSTTEKQRRSKKKLDLLEEACRQGLPFASWDGPTVVTWLELWVGMPAWYVAACRANVKSGAIMANLSDTEIQREIGISNPLHRLKLRLAIQEMVSLTSPSAPSSTRSSTTNIWMTHAEMESLTAATKPEQKEISWEQILAYGDMNHEWVGNEWLPSLGLPQYRSYFMESLVDARMLDHLTKKELRGQLKMVDSFHRVSLHYGIMCLKRLNYDRKELERRREESQNENRDVVVWTNERVMCWVQSIGLREFADNLTESGVHGALLALDDTFDYTDLALLLQIPTQNTQARQLLEKEYSSLIAMGTERRLDEDGTKPFTRSPSWRRMFQEKDLRGVTSDPSETLPANFRASALSTPTVTLRKVQSEVNSGSRAEAGSVRTYSC; this is encoded by the exons ATGATGTGTGAGGTGATGCCCACTATCTCTGAGGATGGTCGTGGAGGCGGGGGCACTGGGGgcggggtggaggggggtgggggtgtgggcgGAGCAGGCAGTTTGGAGAGTGTGATGGTGAACAtgctgacggagagagagagactgttggagagtttgagagagacacaggacaGCCTCGCCACTGCACAGCTTCGCCTGCGAGAACTCAGCCATGAAAAGGAATCTTTACAAAGGCAACTCTCTATCGCACTACCACAg GAGTTTGCAGTGTTGACCAAGGAGCTGAATTTATGTAGAGAGCAGCTGttagaaagagaggaggagattgcTGAACTCAAGGCAGAGAGAAATAACACAcgg ttacTGCTGGAGCATTTGGAGTGTCTGGTCTCTCGTCATGAGCGTTCTCTGAGGATGACTGTGGTGAAGAGGCAAGCCCAGTCTCCTGCTGGCGTCTCCAGTGAGGTGGAAGTCCTCAAAGCCCTCAAGTCTCTGTTTGAACATCACAAAGCCCTGGACGAGAAg gTGCGGGAAAGGCTTCGTGTTGCTCTGGAGAGAGTCTCTCAGTTAGAGGATCAACTGGCAGCATCTACTCAAGag GTAAAATCTTTAAGAGAACAGATTAAAAGACGACAGCACGGTTTGGACAGCGGCAAagat CGCCTGCCAAACGGACCCTCCCTGCAGGAGGACAGTGAGCTGGAgcgacagagagaaggagagatagagagacagagggtcgaACTCTCGCAGCTGAAAGAAAGACTAGCACTCATGTGCCGACAG GTGGGAGAAATTGAGGAGCAGCTTGTAGCTGCTAGGAGGGAGGTGACCAAATCAGAAGAGGCCAATCAGAAACTCCAGAGGGAAGTGAAAGAG GCCTTGTGTCAGAGGGAGGATATGGAGGAGAGAATAACCACACTGGAGCGCAG GTACCTGAGTGCCCAGCGCGAAGCCACCTCTCTACACGACATTAAAGACAAACTGGAGAATGAACTGGCCAGCAAAGAGTCCCTGTACCGACAg AGTGAAGAGAAGAACAGGTATTTACAGGAGCGTTTGGACGAAGCCAAACAGAAGCTTCAGCAGACTCTCCAGCGGGCGGAGACGCTGCCTGAGATTGAAGCTCAGCTGGCACAGAGAGTGGCTGCTCTCAacaag GCGGAGGAGCGTCACGGGAACTTTGAGGAGCGACTGCGACAGCTGGAAGCACAACTGGAGGAGAAGAACCAAGAACTACAGAGA gcaagacagagagagaaaatgaatgatgaaCACAACAAACGTCTGTCGGACACAGTGGACAAACTGCTCTCCGAGTCCAACGAGAGACTACAGCTCCACCTGAAGGAGAGGATGGCTGCTCTGGAGGACAAG AACACTCTCTCAGAGGAGCTGGCCAACATGAAGAAGATTCAAGATGACCTTTTAGCAAACAAG gacCAGCTGATAGCTGAGCTGGAGAGGGTTCAGCTGGAGTTAGACCAGCTCAGGGGAAGATCTTCCACCTACTCCAG GACGGGCAGTGCCAGTTCCCTGCCCTCCACCCTCTTCCGGCGGTCTCTCCCAGGCTCAGTGTCCGAGCTGCGGTTTCTCCCGCCTGGCGGGTCTCTCCCGGCCGGGTATAGCAGCTCAGGTGCCACAACAGGCCGTAGGTCACACCGGGGTCGCTGGGGTCACTCCAGGGAGGAACCTGGCAAG TATGGGGAATGGGATGGCAGTGGGTGCtctgatgaggaggaggaggatgaggaaggggAGAGGCTCGTTGGCTCGGAGCTGCTGTCGCccagtggacagacagatgtcCAGACTCTGGCCATTATGCTGCAGGAACAACTGGAGGCCATTAACAAGGAGATCAA gctcattcaggaggagaaggagagcaCTGaactgagagcagaggagattGAGAGCCGTGTCAGCAGTGTGGTCGTGGATGAtcctctcatccctccatcctcaCTAGGCGGAGGAAGAGACGGAGGGAGGGGTatcatcactccatcactcacctcctccaccctgGCCTCTCCCTCACCCCCCAGCTCTGATCCATCCACCCCACAGCTCCCCTCAGGCTCACCTGCTAGAGACCCTGACAGACAg AACAGCAAAGACGACGAGAAAGCTCTGGTTCTGGTGGATTCAGCTCCGCCCCCCGTGCCACGAGCGTTGCGATTGGACagaatgactcacacacacccaggggCGGGTCTGGATGATCACCGTGAGTTCCAaag TCTCTCAGTGGATGGAGGCATATCTGCGAGCAGTACAGACTCTCTCCATAAGTCCAGTAAGAAGAAGAGCATCAAGTCGTCGATCGGCCGACTGtttgggaaaaaagagaaaggaagagtggGCGGAGCTGGCCGTGAGTCTTCCTCTGCAG cgTCTACACCATGTGATGAACTGAACTCAGAGCTGCTGAAACTGTCATCTACCACAGAGAAACAGCGTCGCAGTAAGAAGAA actGGACCTGCTGGAGGAGGCCTGTCGACAGGGGCTCCCATTTGCATCCTGGGACGGTCCTACAGTGGTCACATGGCTGGAG ctgtggGTGGGGATGCCAGCGTGGTACGTAGCAGCGTGTCGTGCCAACGTGAAAAGTGGTGCAATCATGGCTAACCTGTCGGACACAGAGATCCAGCGAGAGATCGGGATCAGTAACCCTCTCCACCGTCTCAAACTTAGACTGGCCATCCAGGAGATGGTGTCTCTGACCAGCCCCTCAGCTCCGTCCAGCACACGCTCT TCCACCACTAACATATGGATGACTCACGCAGAGATGGAGTCACTGACAGCAGCCACAAAACCT GAACAGAAGGAGATCAGCTGGGAGCAG ATCCTGGCCTATGGAGACATGAACCATGAGTGGGTGGGGAATGAGTGGCTTCCCAGTCTGGGTTTGCCCCAGTACAGGAGCTACTTCATGGAGTCACTGGTGGACGCCCGCATGCTGGACCACCTGACCAAGAAAGAGCTGAGAGGACAACTGAAAATGGTGGACAGTTTCCACAG ggtGAGTCTGCATTATGGCATCATGTGTTTGAAGCGTTTGAACTACGACAGAAAAGAGCTAGAacgcaggagagaggagagccagaatgaaaacagag atgtggtgGTGTGGACGAATGAGCGTGTGATGTGTTGGGTACAGTCTATAGGGCTGCGGGAGTTTGCTGATAATCTGACTGAGAGTGGCGTTCACGGTGCTTTGCTGGCTCTGGATGACACCTTTGATTACACAGATCTGGCCCTGCTACTGCAGATCCCCACTCAGAACACACAG GCTCGTCAGCTACTGGAGAAAGAGTACAGCTCACTCATCGCTATGGGCACAGAGAGGAGGCTAGATGAG gACGGCACTAAGCCCTTCACACGTTCCCCGTCATGGAGGAGAATGTTCCAGGAGAAAGATCTCCGtggtgtgacctctgacccctcagAGACACTACCTGCCAACTTCCGTGCCTCAGCCCTGTCGACGCCCACTGTCACCCTGCGCAAAGTCCAAAGTGAAG tgaACTCAGGTTCCAGGGCAGAGGCAGGCTCTGTGAGGACATACTCATGCTAA